In one Pseudomonas sp. SG20056 genomic region, the following are encoded:
- the pgi gene encoding glucose-6-phosphate isomerase, with product MAYFQQPHDVTSLPAWQALREQREQMNDFSMREAFASDPQRFNRFSLSSCGLLLDYSKNLIDEKTLALLVQLAEQTQLQESIQSLFSGDQVNASEGRAALHTALRSPIGRSLKLDGVDLIPQVHRVLHQMTELVSRVHSGLWRGYSDKPITEVVNIGIGGSFLGPQLVSEALRPFTQRGVRCHYLANIDGSEFRELTARLNPQTTLFIVSSKSFGTLETLKNALAARDWYLALGGPEAELHKHFIAVTSNQKAAIEFGIKAENIFPMWDWVGGRYSLWSAIGLPIALAIGISNFKELLAGAYAMDQHFTQAPLAENMPVLMALLGIWYGNFWGAKSQAILPYDHYLRNFTKHLQQLDMESNGKSVRQDGSPVDFSTGPVIWGGVGCNGQHAYHQLLHQGTELIPADFIVPVNSFSPLADHHQWLFANCLSQSQALMHGKTRSEAEAELRGKGLDEAEVQRLAPHKMIPGNRPSNILALNRVDPFNLGALVALYEHKVFVQSAIWGINAFDQWGVELGKELGQGVYQRLTGQLDEPASDASTQGLIQHFRERHRG from the coding sequence ATGGCCTATTTCCAGCAGCCGCATGACGTCACCAGCCTGCCCGCCTGGCAGGCGCTGCGCGAGCAGCGCGAGCAGATGAACGACTTCAGCATGCGCGAGGCCTTTGCCAGTGATCCGCAACGTTTTAACCGCTTCTCCTTGAGCAGCTGCGGCCTGCTGCTGGATTACTCAAAGAACCTGATCGACGAAAAGACCCTGGCACTGCTGGTACAACTGGCAGAACAGACCCAGCTGCAGGAGTCCATTCAATCGCTGTTCAGCGGCGATCAGGTCAATGCCTCTGAAGGGCGTGCAGCCCTGCACACGGCCCTGCGCAGCCCAATTGGCCGTAGCCTGAAACTCGACGGTGTCGACCTGATTCCGCAAGTGCATCGCGTGCTGCATCAGATGACCGAACTGGTCAGCCGCGTACACAGCGGTCTGTGGCGCGGCTACAGCGACAAACCGATCACCGAAGTGGTGAACATTGGCATTGGCGGTTCGTTCCTCGGCCCGCAGTTGGTGTCCGAAGCACTGCGGCCCTTTACCCAGCGCGGCGTGCGCTGTCATTACCTGGCCAATATCGACGGCAGCGAATTCCGCGAACTGACCGCACGGCTGAACCCGCAGACCACCCTGTTTATCGTCTCGTCGAAATCCTTCGGCACCCTGGAAACCCTGAAAAACGCCCTCGCCGCGCGCGACTGGTACCTGGCCCTGGGCGGTCCGGAAGCCGAGCTGCACAAACACTTTATTGCGGTCACCAGCAATCAGAAGGCCGCCATCGAATTCGGTATCAAGGCGGAAAACATCTTCCCGATGTGGGACTGGGTCGGCGGGCGTTATTCGCTGTGGTCGGCCATCGGTTTGCCAATTGCGCTGGCGATTGGCATCTCCAACTTCAAGGAGCTGCTGGCCGGCGCCTACGCCATGGACCAGCATTTCACCCAGGCGCCGCTGGCGGAAAACATGCCAGTGCTGATGGCCCTGCTGGGTATCTGGTACGGCAACTTCTGGGGCGCGAAAAGCCAGGCGATCCTGCCCTACGACCACTACCTGCGTAACTTCACCAAGCACTTGCAGCAGCTGGACATGGAATCCAATGGCAAGAGCGTGCGCCAGGATGGCAGCCCCGTGGACTTCAGCACCGGCCCAGTGATCTGGGGCGGCGTTGGCTGCAACGGCCAACATGCCTACCACCAGCTCCTGCACCAGGGCACCGAGCTGATACCGGCGGACTTTATCGTGCCGGTGAACAGTTTCAGTCCACTGGCCGACCATCACCAGTGGCTGTTTGCCAATTGCCTGTCGCAGAGCCAGGCATTGATGCATGGCAAAACCCGTTCCGAGGCTGAGGCCGAGCTGCGTGGCAAAGGCCTGGATGAGGCAGAAGTACAGCGCCTAGCCCCGCACAAAATGATTCCCGGCAACCGCCCGAGCAATATCCTTGCGCTCAACCGCGTCGACCCGTTCAACCTCGGCGCGCTGGTAGCGCTGTATGAGCACAAGGTCTTCGTGCAGAGCGCCATCTGGGGTATCAATGCCTTTGATCAGTGGGGCGTCGAGCTGGGCAAGGAGCTCGGCCAGGGCGTCTATCAGCGCCTCACCGGTCAGCTCGACGAGCCTGCCAGCGACGCCTCGACCCAGGGTCTGATCCAGCACTTCCGCGAACGGCATCGCGGCTGA
- the panC gene encoding pantoate--beta-alanine ligase: MNTVKSVRELRAAVAQARAEGKQIAFVPTMGNLHAGHAALVEKAAQRADFVVASIFVNPLQFGPSEDLDKYPRTLLADQEKLVEAGCHLLFTPDVEEMYPNGMDGQTRVSVPGVSEGLCGASRPGHFEGVATVVSKLFNMVQPDLAIFGQKDFQQLAVIRTLVRDLNMPIQIIGEPTVRAEDGLALSSRNGYLTTEQREAAPVLYRSLQGMAAAIRAGERDYATLVAAAQQQHSAAGFRPDYLEVREANSLRPACADDRQLVILVAAFIGSTRLIDNLAFDLDTPG, translated from the coding sequence ATGAACACAGTTAAAAGCGTGCGCGAGTTGCGCGCCGCTGTCGCCCAGGCGCGCGCCGAAGGCAAACAGATCGCCTTTGTCCCGACTATGGGCAACCTGCATGCCGGCCACGCCGCACTGGTGGAAAAAGCCGCCCAGCGCGCCGACTTCGTGGTCGCCAGCATCTTCGTCAATCCGTTGCAGTTCGGCCCCAGCGAAGACCTCGACAAATACCCGCGCACCCTGCTCGCCGATCAGGAAAAACTGGTCGAAGCCGGTTGCCACCTGCTGTTTACTCCGGATGTCGAGGAAATGTACCCCAACGGCATGGATGGCCAGACCCGCGTCAGCGTGCCCGGTGTGTCCGAAGGACTGTGTGGTGCCAGCCGCCCAGGGCACTTCGAAGGCGTCGCCACGGTGGTGAGCAAACTGTTCAACATGGTGCAGCCGGATCTGGCGATCTTTGGGCAGAAAGATTTCCAGCAACTGGCGGTGATCCGCACCTTGGTGCGTGACCTGAATATGCCGATCCAGATTATCGGCGAGCCGACCGTACGCGCCGAAGATGGCCTGGCGCTGTCCTCGCGCAACGGTTACCTGACTACCGAACAGCGTGAAGCTGCGCCCGTGCTGTACCGTTCGTTGCAGGGTATGGCTGCGGCGATCCGCGCGGGTGAGCGCGACTACGCCACGCTGGTTGCGGCAGCGCAGCAGCAGCACAGCGCCGCCGGTTTTCGCCCGGACTACCTGGAAGTACGCGAAGCCAACAGCCTGCGCCCGGCCTGCGCCGATGATCGCCAGTTGGTGATTCTGGTGGCCGCCTTTATTGGCAGCACCCGGCTGATCGACAACCTGGCTTTCGACCTCGATACTCCAGGCTGA
- the panB gene encoding 3-methyl-2-oxobutanoate hydroxymethyltransferase: MPDVTLTTLQSLKQSGEKIAMLTCYDATFAQTACQAGVDVLLVGDSLGMVLQGHDSTLPVTVAEMAYHTASVKRGNQGALILADLPFMAYATLEQALNNSAALMQAGAHMVKLEGAAWLAEPIRQLAERGVPVCAHLGLTPQAVNILGGYKVQGRQEAQARQMRADAMALEQAGAAMLLLECVPSELAAEISQTVKIPVIGIGAGVATDGQVLVLHDMLGLSLSGRTPKFVKNFMAGQSSIQNAISAYVKAVKDQSFPAAEHGFSA, translated from the coding sequence ATGCCTGATGTAACCCTGACCACCCTGCAAAGCCTCAAGCAGAGCGGCGAGAAAATCGCCATGCTGACCTGCTATGACGCCACGTTCGCCCAAACGGCCTGCCAGGCCGGTGTCGATGTGCTGCTGGTGGGCGATTCCCTCGGCATGGTCTTGCAAGGCCATGACAGCACGCTGCCCGTCACTGTCGCCGAAATGGCCTACCACACCGCCAGCGTCAAACGTGGCAACCAGGGCGCGCTGATTCTCGCCGACCTGCCTTTTATGGCCTACGCCACCCTTGAGCAGGCCCTGAACAACAGCGCGGCACTGATGCAAGCCGGCGCCCACATGGTCAAGCTTGAAGGTGCAGCCTGGCTGGCTGAGCCAATTCGCCAACTGGCTGAGCGCGGCGTACCCGTATGCGCCCACCTCGGCCTCACCCCACAGGCAGTGAATATCCTTGGTGGTTATAAAGTGCAGGGCCGCCAGGAAGCCCAGGCACGGCAAATGCGTGCCGACGCCATGGCCCTGGAACAAGCCGGCGCCGCCATGCTGCTGCTCGAATGCGTGCCCAGCGAACTGGCCGCCGAAATCAGCCAGACGGTGAAAATCCCGGTGATTGGCATTGGTGCCGGCGTGGCCACCGACGGCCAGGTGCTGGTACTGCACGACATGCTCGGCCTGTCTTTGAGCGGCCGTACACCGAAGTTCGTGAAGAATTTCATGGCCGGCCAGAGCAGCATCCAGAACGCCATCAGCGCTTATGTCAAAGCGGTCAAAGACCAGAGCTTCCCAGCAGCCGAACACGGATTTTCTGCATGA
- the folK gene encoding 2-amino-4-hydroxy-6-hydroxymethyldihydropteridine diphosphokinase — protein sequence MERVYIGLGSNLATPLEQLRSALAALAALPQTHLVAQSSFYASDPLGPADQPRYVNAVAALDTELSPLALLNELQRIELEQGRTRKAERWGPRTLDLDILLFGEHQLNEPRLTVPHYHMHARAFVLYPLAEIAPNLQLPDGRTLTELLDACPFVGLERLNKAELN from the coding sequence ATGGAACGCGTGTATATCGGCCTGGGTAGTAACCTGGCCACCCCGCTCGAACAGCTGCGCAGCGCCCTGGCCGCCCTGGCCGCGCTGCCGCAAACGCACCTGGTTGCGCAATCGTCCTTCTATGCCAGCGACCCGCTGGGCCCGGCGGATCAACCGCGCTACGTCAATGCCGTGGCCGCGCTGGATACCGAGCTCAGCCCTCTCGCCTTACTCAATGAGCTGCAACGCATCGAACTGGAGCAGGGTCGCACGCGCAAGGCCGAACGCTGGGGCCCCCGCACCCTCGATCTGGATATCCTGCTGTTCGGTGAACACCAGCTGAATGAACCACGCCTGACCGTGCCGCACTACCACATGCATGCCCGCGCCTTTGTCCTCTACCCGCTGGCTGAGATCGCCCCCAACCTGCAGCTGCCAGATGGCCGCACGCTGACCGAACTGCTGGACGCCTGCCCCTTTGTCGGGCTGGAACGCCTTAACAAAGCAGAGCTGAACTGA
- a CDS encoding polynucleotide adenylyltransferase PcnB, with translation MLKKLFKSFRTPIRRGKHSHSTPEVLSRSQHPIERGEISRYAISVVERLQQAGYQAYLVGGCVRDLLLDIDPKDFDVATSATPEQVRAEFRNARVIGRRFKLVHVHFGREIIETATFRANHPEGDEEENSNLSSRNESGRILRDNVYGTLEDDAQRRDFTINALYYDPVTERILDYANGVHDIRNHLIRLIGDPTQRYQEDPVRMLRAVRFAAKLDFDIEKHSAAPIYKLAPLLGGIPAARLFDEVLKLFLAGYAVYTYELLVDYGLFGQLFPASAEALKLNPDYTDQLIRNALDNTDLRIHQGKTVTPAFLLAALLWPALPARVIKLQDRGMPPIPAMQEAAHELISEQCQRIAVPKRFTMPIREIWDMQERLPRRSGKRADMLLENPRFRAGYDFLLLRESAGEETGGLGDWWTRYQDVSDSERRNMIRDLSNKDDAPGAPRKRKRSNSKRKRGPAGESPSNPAGE, from the coding sequence ATGCTGAAAAAGCTGTTCAAATCCTTTCGCACCCCCATCCGCCGTGGCAAACACTCGCATAGCACGCCCGAAGTGCTGAGCCGCAGCCAGCACCCTATCGAGCGCGGTGAAATCAGCCGCTACGCCATCAGCGTGGTCGAACGCCTGCAACAGGCCGGCTACCAGGCGTATCTGGTCGGTGGTTGCGTGCGCGACCTGCTGCTGGATATCGACCCCAAGGATTTCGACGTGGCCACCAGCGCCACTCCGGAACAGGTGCGCGCCGAGTTCCGTAACGCCAGAGTAATTGGCCGGCGCTTCAAGCTGGTTCACGTGCACTTCGGTCGGGAAATAATCGAAACAGCAACTTTCCGCGCCAATCACCCCGAAGGTGATGAAGAAGAGAACAGCAACCTGTCCTCGCGCAACGAAAGCGGGCGTATTTTGCGCGACAACGTTTACGGCACCCTCGAAGACGATGCCCAGCGCCGCGACTTCACCATCAATGCGCTGTACTACGACCCAGTCACCGAACGCATTCTCGATTACGCCAATGGCGTGCACGATATCCGCAACCACCTAATCCGCCTGATCGGCGACCCGACCCAGCGCTACCAGGAAGACCCGGTGCGCATGCTGCGTGCCGTGCGTTTTGCCGCCAAGCTGGATTTCGACATCGAAAAACACAGCGCCGCGCCGATCTACAAACTGGCCCCGCTGCTCGGCGGCATCCCCGCCGCACGCCTGTTCGACGAAGTACTCAAGCTGTTTCTCGCCGGCTACGCGGTGTACACCTACGAGCTGCTGGTCGACTACGGCCTGTTCGGCCAACTGTTCCCAGCCAGCGCCGAGGCGCTGAAACTCAACCCGGATTACACCGACCAGCTGATCCGCAACGCCCTGGACAACACCGACCTGCGCATCCATCAGGGCAAGACCGTCACCCCAGCCTTCCTCCTTGCAGCACTGCTTTGGCCAGCCCTGCCGGCCCGCGTGATCAAGCTGCAGGATCGCGGCATGCCGCCGATCCCGGCCATGCAGGAAGCCGCTCACGAGCTGATCAGCGAACAATGCCAGCGCATCGCCGTGCCCAAGCGCTTCACCATGCCTATCCGCGAAATCTGGGATATGCAGGAACGTCTGCCACGTCGTAGCGGCAAACGCGCCGATATGCTGCTGGAAAACCCACGCTTCCGCGCCGGTTACGACTTCCTTCTGCTGCGTGAAAGCGCCGGTGAAGAAACCGGCGGCCTCGGCGACTGGTGGACCCGTTATCAGGACGTCAGTGACAGCGAGCGGCGCAATATGATCCGCGACCTCAGCAACAAGGACGACGCACCTGGCGCGCCGCGCAAGCGCAAACGCAGCAACAGCAAGCGCAAACGTGGTCCGGCGGGCGAAAGCCCAAGCAACCCTGCTGGCGAATAA
- a CDS encoding sigma-54 dependent transcriptional regulator has translation MPHILIVEDETIIRSALRRLLERNQYEVSEAGSVQEAQERFSIPSFDLIVSDLRLPGAPGTELIKLGQGTPVLIMTSYASLRSAVDSMKMGAVDYIAKPFDHDEMLQAVARILRDHQQAKSAPAPAANSAKTSTDKVVDNSNGEIGIIGSCTAMQEMYSKIRKVAPTDSNVLIQGESGTGKELVARALHNLSRRAKAPLISVNCAAIPESLIESELFGHEKGAFTGASAGRAGLVEAADGGTLFLDEIGELPLEAQARLLRVLQEGEIRRVGSVQSQKVDVRLIAATHRDLKTLSKIGQFREDLYYRLHVIALKLPPLRERGADVIEIARAFLIRQSTRQGRLDLSFASDAEQAIRHYPWPGNVRELENAIERAVILCEGSSISAELLGIDIELDDLEDDFTGLPAQSGGLGHEPSEPTEDLSLEDYFQHFVLEHQDHMTETELARKLGISRKCLWERRQRLGIPRRKSSGATAG, from the coding sequence ATGCCTCATATTTTGATCGTCGAAGACGAAACCATTATCCGCTCTGCCTTGCGTCGTCTGCTGGAACGTAACCAATACGAAGTCAGCGAAGCGGGCTCGGTGCAGGAAGCGCAAGAGCGCTTCAGCATCCCCAGCTTCGACCTGATTGTCAGCGACCTGCGCCTGCCCGGCGCGCCCGGCACCGAACTGATCAAGCTCGGCCAAGGCACCCCGGTGCTGATCATGACCAGTTACGCCAGCCTGCGCTCGGCAGTCGACTCGATGAAGATGGGCGCGGTGGATTACATCGCCAAACCCTTCGACCACGACGAAATGCTCCAGGCCGTGGCGCGTATCCTGCGCGATCACCAGCAGGCCAAGAGTGCACCAGCGCCGGCCGCCAACTCGGCAAAAACCAGCACCGACAAGGTGGTGGACAACAGCAATGGCGAAATCGGCATCATCGGCTCCTGCACCGCCATGCAGGAGATGTACAGCAAGATCCGCAAGGTCGCGCCAACTGACTCCAACGTGCTGATTCAAGGCGAGTCCGGCACCGGTAAAGAGCTGGTCGCCCGCGCCCTGCACAACCTCTCGCGCCGCGCCAAGGCCCCGCTGATTTCGGTGAACTGCGCGGCCATTCCGGAATCGCTGATCGAGTCCGAACTGTTCGGCCATGAAAAAGGTGCCTTTACCGGTGCCAGCGCCGGCCGCGCCGGCCTGGTGGAAGCCGCCGATGGCGGCACCCTGTTCCTTGATGAAATCGGTGAACTACCGCTGGAAGCTCAGGCGCGCCTGCTACGCGTTTTGCAGGAAGGCGAGATTCGCCGGGTTGGCTCGGTGCAATCACAGAAGGTCGATGTGCGCCTGATCGCCGCGACGCACCGTGACCTGAAAACCCTGTCGAAGATCGGCCAGTTCCGCGAAGACCTGTATTACCGTCTGCACGTGATTGCGCTGAAACTGCCGCCGCTGCGTGAGCGCGGGGCGGACGTAATCGAAATCGCCCGCGCCTTCCTGATCCGTCAAAGCACTCGCCAGGGCCGTCTCGACCTGAGTTTTGCCAGCGATGCTGAACAGGCCATCCGCCATTACCCCTGGCCGGGTAACGTGCGCGAACTGGAAAACGCCATCGAGCGCGCGGTGATTCTCTGCGAAGGCAGCAGCATCTCAGCCGAGCTGCTAGGCATCGACATCGAGCTGGATGACCTGGAGGACGACTTCACCGGCCTGCCCGCGCAAAGCGGCGGCCTGGGGCATGAACCGAGCGAACCGACCGAAGACCTGTCCCTGGAAGACTACTTTCAGCACTTCGTACTGGAACACCAGGACCATATGACCGAGACCGAACTGGCGCGCAAACTCGGCATCAGCCGCAAATGTTTGTGGGAACGCCGCCAGCGCCTGGGTATCCCACGGCGCAAATCTTCGGGGGCAACCGCAGGCTAG
- a CDS encoding ATP-binding protein encodes MLTSFSLSQLILISAAYLLILFGVAWISEHGLIPRWIIRHPLTYTLSLGVYASAWAFYGTVGLAYQYGYGFLASYLGVSGAFLLAPVLLYPILRITRTYQLSSLADLFAFRFRSTWAGALTTVFMLVGVLPLLALQIQAVADSIGILTREPVQERVALAYCGLIILFTILFGARHIATREKHEGLVFAIAFESVVKLVAISVIGLYALYGVFDGPQDLQSWLVQNQSSLTSLHTPLQEGPWRTLLLVFFASAIVMPHMYHMTFTENLNPRAMVSASWGLPLFLLLMSLAVPLILWAGLKLGATTNPEYFTLGVGIAVNSQTLALIAYVGGLSASSGLIIVTTLALSGMVLNHVVLPLYQPPSEGNIYRWLKWTRRALILLIIMAGYGFYLLLGAEQDLANLGIVAFVATLQFLPGVLSVLYWPTANRKGFIAGLLAGIGVWIVSMLLPMLGNLQGLYLPWFNVIYVLDDSSWHLAAIGSLAANVLVFTLVSVFTEASPEEKSAAEACAVDNVRRPQRRELLAASPQEFAAQLAKPLGAKTAQHEVEQALRDLHLPFDEGRPYALRRLRDRIEANLSGLMGPSVAQDIVETFLPYKAGSETYVTEDIHFIENRLEDYHSRLTGLAAELDTLRRYHRQTLQELPMGVCSLAKDQEILMWNKAMEELTEIPAQRVVGSRLNTLGEPWRGLLERFIELPDEHLHKQRLALDGQTRWLNLHKAAIDEPLAPGNSGLVLLVEDLTETQMLEDKLVHSERLASIGRLAAGVAHEIGNPITGIACLAQNLREEREGDSELTEISEQIIEQTKRVSRIVQSLMSFAHSGSHQNSEEPVCLAQVAQDAIALLALNRRSVEVQFFNLCDSDHWVVGDPQRLAQVLINLLSNARDASPPGSAIRVKSERFEHTVDLIVEDEGSGIPKAIIDRLFEPFFTTKDPGKGTGLGLALVYSIVEEHYGQITIDSPADPELQRGTRIRVSLPRHVEATSIAT; translated from the coding sequence ATGCTGACGAGCTTTAGCCTGAGCCAGCTGATTCTGATCAGCGCCGCCTACCTTCTTATTCTGTTCGGCGTGGCCTGGATCAGTGAGCACGGCCTGATTCCGCGCTGGATAATTCGCCATCCACTGACCTACACCCTGTCACTAGGCGTCTACGCCAGCGCCTGGGCCTTCTACGGCACCGTGGGGCTGGCCTATCAATACGGCTACGGTTTTCTCGCCAGTTATCTGGGGGTGTCTGGGGCGTTTCTGCTGGCGCCGGTGTTGCTCTATCCGATTTTGCGCATCACCCGCACCTACCAGCTTTCATCACTGGCCGACCTGTTTGCCTTCCGCTTTCGCAGCACCTGGGCCGGCGCACTGACCACAGTCTTTATGCTGGTCGGCGTACTGCCGCTGCTGGCCCTGCAGATTCAGGCGGTGGCCGACTCCATCGGCATCCTCACCCGCGAGCCGGTGCAGGAACGCGTAGCGCTGGCCTATTGCGGATTGATCATTCTGTTCACCATCCTGTTCGGCGCCCGGCATATCGCCACCCGCGAGAAACATGAAGGCCTGGTCTTCGCCATCGCCTTCGAGTCAGTGGTCAAGCTGGTGGCGATCAGCGTGATCGGTCTGTATGCGCTGTATGGCGTATTCGACGGCCCGCAGGACCTGCAATCCTGGCTGGTGCAGAACCAGTCCTCGCTGACCAGCCTGCACACGCCGCTGCAGGAAGGCCCCTGGCGCACCCTGTTGCTGGTGTTTTTCGCCTCGGCCATCGTCATGCCGCACATGTACCACATGACCTTTACCGAGAACCTCAACCCGCGCGCCATGGTCAGCGCCAGCTGGGGTCTGCCGCTGTTCCTGCTGCTGATGAGTCTGGCGGTGCCGCTGATCCTCTGGGCAGGGCTCAAGCTGGGTGCCACCACCAACCCGGAATACTTCACCCTTGGCGTCGGCATCGCGGTGAATAGCCAGACCCTGGCATTGATTGCCTATGTCGGCGGCCTGTCGGCTTCCAGCGGGTTGATCATCGTCACCACCCTGGCGCTGTCTGGCATGGTGCTCAACCATGTGGTGCTGCCGCTGTATCAGCCGCCCTCGGAAGGCAATATCTACCGCTGGCTGAAGTGGACGCGGCGCGCGCTGATCCTGCTGATCATCATGGCTGGCTATGGCTTCTATCTATTACTCGGCGCCGAACAGGACCTGGCCAACCTGGGCATCGTCGCCTTCGTCGCCACCCTGCAGTTCCTCCCCGGCGTGCTGTCGGTACTGTACTGGCCGACCGCCAACCGCAAAGGCTTTATTGCCGGTCTGCTGGCGGGGATCGGCGTGTGGATAGTCAGCATGCTGTTGCCGATGCTCGGCAATCTGCAGGGTCTCTACCTGCCCTGGTTCAACGTCATCTATGTACTGGATGACAGCAGCTGGCACCTGGCCGCAATCGGCTCGCTGGCCGCCAACGTGCTGGTGTTCACCCTGGTGTCGGTATTTACCGAAGCCAGTCCGGAAGAAAAGAGCGCCGCCGAAGCCTGCGCCGTGGATAACGTGCGCCGTCCGCAACGCCGCGAACTGCTGGCCGCCTCGCCGCAGGAGTTTGCCGCGCAGCTGGCCAAACCCCTGGGCGCCAAGACCGCGCAGCACGAAGTCGAGCAAGCACTGCGCGACCTGCATTTACCGTTCGACGAAGGCCGCCCCTATGCCCTGCGCCGCCTACGTGACCGCATCGAAGCCAACCTCTCCGGGCTAATGGGCCCCAGCGTGGCCCAGGACATCGTCGAGACCTTCCTGCCTTATAAAGCCGGCAGCGAAACCTATGTCACCGAGGACATTCACTTTATCGAGAACCGCCTGGAGGACTACCACTCGCGCCTCACCGGCCTGGCCGCCGAACTCGACACCCTGCGCCGTTACCATCGCCAGACCCTGCAGGAATTGCCCATGGGTGTCTGCTCGCTGGCCAAGGATCAGGAGATCCTGATGTGGAACAAGGCCATGGAAGAGCTCACGGAAATCCCCGCCCAGCGCGTCGTTGGCTCGCGCCTGAATACTCTGGGTGAACCCTGGCGCGGCTTGCTGGAACGGTTTATCGAACTGCCCGACGAGCACTTACACAAACAGCGCCTGGCCCTCGATGGACAGACCCGCTGGCTCAACCTGCACAAGGCGGCCATCGACGAGCCCCTGGCGCCGGGTAACAGCGGCCTGGTGCTGCTGGTTGAAGACCTCACGGAAACCCAGATGCTCGAAGACAAGCTGGTGCACTCCGAGCGCCTGGCCTCCATTGGTCGCCTGGCTGCCGGGGTGGCTCACGAAATCGGCAACCCGATCACCGGCATTGCCTGCCTGGCGCAAAACCTGCGCGAAGAACGCGAAGGTGACAGCGAGCTAACCGAGATCAGCGAACAGATCATCGAGCAGACCAAACGCGTGTCGCGCATCGTCCAGTCGCTGATGAGCTTTGCCCATTCCGGCAGCCACCAGAACAGTGAGGAACCAGTGTGCCTGGCGCAGGTCGCCCAGGACGCCATCGCCCTGCTGGCACTCAACCGGCGCAGCGTCGAAGTGCAGTTCTTCAATCTCTGCGACTCCGATCACTGGGTGGTCGGTGACCCACAACGCCTGGCTCAGGTGCTGATCAACCTGCTCTCCAACGCCCGCGATGCCTCACCGCCGGGCAGCGCGATCCGGGTCAAGAGCGAACGTTTCGAGCACACCGTCGACCTGATCGTTGAGGACGAAGGCAGCGGTATTCCCAAGGCGATCATCGATCGTTTGTTCGAACCCTTCTTCACCACCAAGGACCCGGGCAAAGGTACGGGACTGGGCCTTGCACTGGTCTATTCGATCGTGGAAGAGCATTATGGACAGATAACAATCGACAGCCCGGCCGACCCCGAGCTTCAACGCGGCACCCGTATCAGGGTCAGCCTGCCGAGGCATGTCGAGGCGACGTCCATAGCGACTTAA
- a CDS encoding parallel beta-helix domain-containing protein translates to MRLAPLSVLALSVLLAACSEEPAPVADLDFQKDLQTQLIKAKPGSVIEIPAGTYQLDRSLSLKVSGVTIKGAGMDKTILSFKGQKSGAEGLLVDASDFTIEDIAFEDTLGDSLKVVGGKNIIIRRVRTEWTNGPATENGAYGIYPVQTENTLIDGAVAIGASDAGIYVGQSRNVVVRNSRAERNVAGIEIENTIDADVYDNVATGNTGGILVFNMPNLPQAGRVTRVFRNKIEGNNHKNFGHKGTPVASVPAGSGVVINSNDDVEVFDNDIGDHKTANVIISSYFSTGYTDLSTAESFDPYPEGIHIHGNRFGPGGDSPDHLELKALKVSQFGLNGRLPDILWDGYVNLDILVDGKLPADRAICINNGEAGMINVDGPNSYKNISTDMTDYRCSLPPLPAVKLASADADQGA, encoded by the coding sequence ATGCGCCTTGCCCCGCTTTCCGTGCTTGCCCTGTCCGTGCTGCTTGCCGCCTGCAGCGAAGAACCGGCCCCAGTGGCCGATCTGGATTTCCAGAAAGACCTGCAGACCCAGCTGATCAAAGCCAAGCCCGGTAGCGTGATCGAGATTCCTGCCGGCACCTATCAGCTTGATCGCAGCCTGAGCCTGAAAGTCAGTGGCGTGACCATCAAGGGCGCGGGCATGGATAAGACCATCTTGAGCTTCAAGGGGCAGAAGTCCGGCGCCGAAGGCCTGCTGGTGGATGCTTCTGATTTCACCATCGAAGACATCGCCTTCGAAGACACCCTGGGTGATTCGCTGAAAGTGGTAGGCGGTAAGAACATCATCATCCGCCGCGTGCGCACCGAGTGGACTAATGGCCCTGCCACTGAGAACGGCGCCTACGGCATCTATCCGGTGCAGACCGAGAACACCCTGATTGATGGCGCGGTGGCCATCGGCGCCTCCGATGCTGGCATCTATGTCGGCCAGTCGCGCAACGTGGTGGTACGCAACAGCCGCGCCGAGCGCAACGTCGCCGGCATCGAGATCGAAAACACCATCGACGCCGACGTGTATGACAACGTCGCCACTGGTAACACCGGCGGCATTCTGGTGTTCAACATGCCCAACCTGCCGCAGGCCGGGCGGGTGACGCGGGTATTCCGCAACAAGATCGAAGGCAACAACCACAAGAACTTCGGCCATAAAGGCACACCGGTGGCCAGTGTGCCGGCAGGTTCTGGTGTGGTGATCAACTCCAACGATGATGTCGAGGTGTTCGACAACGATATCGGCGATCACAAGACCGCCAACGTGATCATCAGCAGCTACTTCAGTACCGGCTATACCGACCTGTCCACGGCGGAGAGTTTTGACCCCTATCCGGAAGGCATCCATATCCATGGCAACCGCTTCGGCCCTGGTGGCGACAGCCCGGATCACCTTGAACTGAAGGCGCTGAAGGTCAGCCAGTTCGGCTTGAACGGCCGCCTGCCGGATATTCTCTGGGACGGCTACGTCAACCTCGACATTCTGGTGGACGGCAAACTGCCGGCGGATCGGGCGATCTGCATCAATAACGGCGAGGCGGGGATGATCAACGTCGACGGGCCGAACAGCTACAAAAACATCAGCACTGACATGACCGACTACCGTTGCAGCCTGCCGCCATTGCCTGCCGTCAAACTGGCTTCGGCTGACGCCGACCAGGGGGCCTGA